In one Drosophila albomicans strain 15112-1751.03 chromosome X, ASM965048v2, whole genome shotgun sequence genomic region, the following are encoded:
- the LOC117564573 gene encoding glucose dehydrogenase [FAD, quinone]: MVVVPAIGAAAVSVGGLLFKASAASKAAAAAGVAAVGASKLGLAIATAIKLTTAVIGVGKLTIIPFLIAAIAYYNYDLFDPENRPFNVKQVELAYDFIIIGGGSAGTVLASRLSEVPHWKVLLLEAGGHETEISDVPLLSLYLHKSKMDWKYRTQPQPTACQAMKDKRCCWTRGKVIGGSSVLNTMLYIRGNRRDFDNWANLGNPGWSYEEILPYFRKSEDQRNPYLARNKRYHGTGGLWTVQDAPYNTPIGPAFLQAGEEMGYDIVDVNGEQQTGFGFYQFNMRRGSRSSTAKSFLRPARLRPNLHIALFSHVTKVLTDPVTKRATGVQFIRDGHLQNVYATREVILAAGAIGTPHLMMLSGIGHGEELGRLGIPLVQHLPGVGQNLQDHIAVGGIAFLIDYPISIVMKRMVNVNTALRYAITEDGPLTSSVGLEAVAFINTKYANSSDDWPDMNFMMTSASVMSDGGTQVKTAHGLTDEFYQEVFGEVTNRDVFGIFPMMLRPKSRGYIKLASKNPLRYPLLYHNYLTHPDDVNVLREGVKAAVAMGETQAMKRFGARFWGKPLPNCKHLTLFTDEYWNCFIRQYTMTIYHMSGTAKMGPPSDPWAVVDPQLRTYGVSGLRVIDASIMPAITNGNIHAPVVMIAEKGADLIKQLWLTPTTAPPSSQQQWRSKRSMRHGGNETLPEGVHQWSLPSS; the protein is encoded by the exons atgGTTGTGGTTCCCGCAATTGGCGCCGCCGCCGTCTCGGTGGGCGGTTTGCTGTTCAAGGCTAGCGCCGCCTCAAAGGCGGCAGCCGCAGCGGGCGTGGCAGCTGTGGGCGCCTCCAAGCTGGGTCTGGCCATAGCCACGGCCATCAAACTAACAACGGCAGTGATCGGTGTGGGCAAACTGACGATCATTCCGTTTCTGATCGCTGCGATCGCGTATTACAATTACGATCTCTTCGATCCGGAGAATCGTCCGTTCAACGTCAAGCAGGTGGAGTTGGCCTACGATTTCATCATCATTGGCGGCGGCAGTGCGGGCACAGTGCTTGCCTCCCGACTCTCCGAGGTGCCCCATTGGAAGGTGCTGCTCCTCGAGGCGGGCGGACACGAGACGGAAATATCGGATGTGCCGCTGTTATCACTTTATCTGCACAAGAGCAAAATGGACTGGAAGTATCG CACACAGCCACAGCCGACAGCTTGCCAGGCGATGAAGGATAAACGCTGCTGCTGGACACGTGGCAAAGTGATTGGAGGGAGCTCTGTGTTGAATACGATGCTCTATATTCGCGGCAATCGTCGCGATTTCGACAATTGGGCGAATCTTGGCAATCCTGGCTGGTCCTACGAGGAGATTCTGCCCTATTTCCGCAAATCGGAAGATCAACGCAATCCCTACTTGGCACGCAATAAACGTTATCACGGCACTG GTGGCCTATGGACTGTGCAGGATGCGCCCTACAACACGCCCATCGGACCCGCCTTTCTGCAGGCTGGCGAGGAAATGGGCTACGACATCGTCGATGTGAATGGGGAGCAGCAGACGGGCTTCGGTTTCTATCAGTTCAACATGCGACGCGGCTCACGCAGCTCCACAGCGAAATCATTTCTACGTCCCGCCCGACTGCGTCCCAATCTGCACATCGCCCTCTTCTCACATGTGACTAAGGTGCTCACCGATCCGGTGACGAAGCGGGCAACTGGAGTGCAATTTATACGCGACGGACACCTGCAGAATGTGTATGCAACACGCGAGGTGATATTGGCAGCCGGTGCCATTGGCACACCGCATCTGATGATGCTGTCGGGCATCGGGCATGGCGAGGAGCTGGGAAGATTGGGCATACCTCTGGTGCAGCATCTGCCCGGTGTGGGCCAGAATCTGCAGGATCACATTGCCGTCGGGGGCATTGCGTTCCTCATCGACTATCCCATATCGATAGTGATGAAGCGCATGGTCAATGTGAATACGGCGCTGCGCTATGCCATCACCGAGGATGGTCCCTTGACCTCCAGCGTCGGACTGGAGGCAGTGGCCTTTATCAATACCAAATACGCGAATTCCAGCGATGACTGGCCGGACATGAACTTCATGATGACTTCCGCATCGGTGATGTCCGATGGCGGCACTCAGGTGAAGACCGCCCACGGTCTGACCGATGAGTTCTATCAAGAGGTGTTCGGGGAGGTAACAAATCGCGATGTGTTCGGCATCTTTCCCATGATGCTGCGGCCCAAGAGTCGTGGCTACATCAAGCTGGCCTCCAAGAATCCACTGCGCTATCCATTGCTCTATCACAACTATCTAACGCACCCCGATGATGTGAATGTGCTTCGAGAGGGCGTCAAAGCTGCGGTCGCCATGGGGGAGACGCAGGCGATGAAACGCTTTGGCGCACGCTTCTGGGGCAAACCGTTGCCCAACTGTAAGCATCTGACACTGTTCACGGACGAGTATTGGAACTGCTTCATACGCCAGTACACGATGACCATCTATCACATGAGTGGGACTGCCAAGATGGGACCACCCAGCGATCCCTGGGCCGTGGTGGATCCACAGTTGCGGACGTATGGTGTGTCCGGATTGCGGGTGATCGATGCCAGCATTATGCCAGCGATCACCAATGGCAACATCCATGCGCCCGTCGTCATGATCGCCGAGAAGGGCGCGGATCTCATCAAGCAGCTGTGGCTGACGCCAACCACGGCGCCGCCATCGTCGCAGCAACAGTGGCGCAGCAAGCGCAGCATGCGACACGGAGGAAACGAGACGCTGCCGGAGGGAGTGCATCAATGGTCGCTGCCCAGTTCGTAG
- the LOC127565813 gene encoding myb-like protein A produces MGQEISQQQQQHHNQNHNQNHSHSHNHNHSHNQNHNHNHNHNLNQNVKRAQQAHRKSYKDPIYTPASNLSSSSSSNSTDDYDANYRLRHKYNLTKQTYERTKVLGIGSTQSDSDSHYAKLNHNNNSSKYLQRSSSQSSDSGIYNSSCHCSSLSSLSAVSSSSASSSSGCPSSLVSSKSSRSLDKQKHYLSHHLYIKSYLDILEEDERARAHFKSARPGGIRNYTPKILGGDSASSTLSASAPASSFGYPSHQTSASKQRSSVNSTTAVVTGRNCKDDPWI; encoded by the coding sequence ATGGGCCAAGAGATatcccaacagcagcagcaacaccacaACCAGAACCACAACCAGaaccacagccacagccacaaccacaaccacagccATAACCAGAaccacaatcacaatcacaatcataACCTCAATCAGAACGTGAAGCGTGCACAGCAGGCACATCGCAAGAGCTACAAGGATCCCATCTATACGCCAGCCAGCAATCTATCGAGCAGCTCCAGCTCGAACAGCACCGACGACTACGACGCCAACTATCGATTGCGTCACAAATACAATCTAACCAAACAGACATACGAACGGACCAAAGTGCTGGGCATTGGCAGCACTCAATCGGACAGTGATTCGCACTACGCCAAGttaaatcacaacaacaacagcagcaagtacTTGCAACGCAGCTCGTCGCAGAGTTCGGACAGTGGCATCTACAATTCGTCGTGTCATTGCTCCTCGTTGTCATCGCTGTCGGCGGTCAGCAGCAGTTCGGCAAGCTCGAGCAGCGGTTGTCCCAGTTCTCTGGTGTCGAGTAAATCGAGTCGTTCGTTGGACAAACAGAAACACTATTTGAGCCACCATCTGTATATCAAATCCTATCTGGATATCTTGGAGGAGGACGAACGGGCGCGCGCACACTTCAAGTCAGCGCGTCCGGGCGGCATACGCAATTATACGCCGAAAATCCTCGGCGGTGATTCGGCGAGTTCAACACTCTCAGCCAGTGCACCTGCATCGAGTTTCGGTTATCCGTCACATCAGACATCAGCTTCTAAGCAGCGAAGCAGCGTTAATTCGACGACAGCTGTGGTTACGGGCAGAAATTGTAAGGACGATCCTTGGATTTGA
- the LOC117578047 gene encoding glucose dehydrogenase [FAD, quinone], producing MVFASMTSLLGMIPLLAIGMNYYRYQYADPENKVLEPQYVKRQYDFIVVGGGSAGAVIANRLSEVRNWSVLLLEAGGDETEISDVPALAGYIQLTDLDWKYQTIPAPGKYCQAMKGDRCNWPRGKVLGGSSVLNAMVYVRGSKNDYNKWAELGNPGWDYPNMLKYFLKSEDVRNPYLASTNYHETGGYLTVQESPWRTPLSIAFLQAGMEMGYENRDINGAKQTGFMLTQSTIRRGSRCSTGKAFIRPVRLRKNLDVLLHAEATRVLIDPKTKRAMGVEYIKNGRTQVVQARNEVVLSAGALNSPKLLMLSGIGLADHLGEHNIPVISDLPVGNNMQDHVGLGGLTFVIDAPLTVTRSRFQTIPVAMEYIMRERGPMSFSGVEGVAFVNTKYQDPAEDWPDIQFHFLPSSIASDAGEQIRKILNLRDGFYNTVYKPLQQSETWSILPLLLRPKSTGFVRLNSRNPTQPPKIIPNYFAHQIDVDVLVEGIKMAINVSNSQAFQRFGSRLHNIPLPGCRHHQFESDEYWACCIKQFTFTIYHPSGTCRMGPASDPMAVVDPRLRVYGVTGLRVADASIMPTIVNGNPNAGVIAIGEKASDLIKEDWGMRRAPPPAAAG from the exons ATGGTGTTTGCATCAATGACGTCTTTGCTTGGTATGATACCACTGCTGGCGATCGGCATGAACTACTATCGCTATCAGTACGCCGATCCCGAGAACAAAGTGCTCGAACCACAATAC GTGAAGCGCCAGTATGACTTTATTGTGGTCGGAGGCGGCTCTGCGGGCGCTGTGATTGCCAATCGCTTGAGCGAGGTGCGCAACTGGTCGGTGCTGCTGCTCGAGGCAGGCGGCGATGAGACCGAGATCTCGGATGTGCCAGCACTCGCCGGATACATACAGCTGACCGATTTGGATTGGAAATACCAGACGATACCGGCGCCGGGCAAATACTGTCAGGCCATGAAGGGCGATCGCTGCAACTGGCCGCGTGGCAAAGTGCTCGGTGGCAGCTCGGTGTTGAATGCAATGGTTTATGTGCGAGGCTCGAAGAACGATTACAACAAGTGGGCGGAACTCGGCAATCCCGGCTGGGACTACCCGAACATGCTCAAGTACTTCCTCAAATCGGAAGATGTGCGCAATCCGTATTTGGCCTCAACCAACTACCATGAGACAGGCGGCTATTTAACGGTGCAGGAGTCACCATGGCGCACTCCACTCTCGATTGCCTTTCTGCAGGCGGGCATGGAGATGGGTTACGAGAATCGCGACATTAATGGTGCCAAACAGACGGGATTTATGCTCACCCAGAGCACCATTCGACGTGGCTCCCGGTGCAGCACCGGCAAGGCCTTCATACGTCCCGTCCGACTGCGCAAGAATCTCGATGTGCTGCTGCACGCAGAGGCCACGCGTGTGCTCATCGATCCCAAGACGAAGCGAGCGATGGGCGTGGAGTACATCAAGAATGGACGGACGCAGGTGGTTCAGGCACGCAACGAGGTCGTACTCAGTGCGGGGGCACTCAATTCACCCAAACTGCTGATGCTGAGCGGCATTGGACTGGCGGATCACCTTGGCGAGCACAACATTCCCGTGATTTCGGATCTGCCCGTGGGCAATAATATGCAGGATCACGTGGGCTTGGGTGGCCTAACCTTTGTGATCGATGCCCCGCTCACCGTGACGCGTTCACGCTTCCAAACAATACCCGTGGCCATGGAGTACATAATGCGTGAGCGCGGTCCGATGTCATTCTCGGGCGTCGAAGGTGTCGCTTTTGTGAATACGAAGTATCAGGATCCCGCCGAGGACTGGCCCGACATTCAGTTCCATTTTCTGCCCAGCTCGATTGCCTCGGATGCCGGCGAGCAGATACGCAAAATACTCAACTTGCGCGACGGTTTCTACAACACGGTTTATAAGCCGCTGCAGCAGAGCGAAACATGGTCGAtactgccgctgctgttgcgacCCAAGAGCACTGGTTTTGTGCGACTCAATTCGAGGAATCCCACACAGCCGCCCAAAATCATACCCAACTATTTTGCCCACCAGATCGATGTCGATGTCCTCGTCGAGGGCATCAAGATGGCGATCAACGTCTCAAATTCGCAGGCATTCCAGCGCTTTGGCTCGCGACTACACAACATTCCATTACCGGGCTGTCGGCACCATCAATTCGAGTCGGACGAGTATTGGGCCTGCTGCATCAAACAGTTCACGTTCACCATTTACCATCCCTCCGGCACCTGTCGCATGGGTCCCGCCTCGGATCCCATGGCAGTTGTCGATCCGCGACTGCGCGTCTATGGCGTCACAGGGCTGCGAGTGGCCGATGCCAGCATTATGCCCACCATTGTCAATGGCAATCCGAATGCGGGAGTCATTGCCATTGGGGAGAAGGCTTCGGATTTGATTAAGGAGGATTGGGGCATGCGACGTGCACCTCCGCCTGCTGCAGCTGGTTAA
- the LOC117577991 gene encoding glucose dehydrogenase [FAD, quinone], with protein MVLNLLFITTVIKSTFGVVTTGLWLIPLMLAAITYYRYDAVDPESRPLDQLNLFPEYDFIVVGSGSAGAVVANRLSEVRKWKVLLIEAGPDENEISDVPSLAAYLQLSKLDWAYKTEPSNKACLGMQNNRCNWPRGRVLGGSSVLNYMLYVRGNRHDYQTWASLGNTGWDYDQVLHYFKKSEDNRNPYLAKSAYHGRGGLLTVQESPWHTPLVAAFVEAGTQLGYDNRDINGAQQAGFMIAQGTIRRGSRCSTAKAFLRPIRQRPNFHLSMNSHVTRVIIEPGTMRAQAVEFVKHGKVYRISARREVILSAGAINTPQLMMLSGLGPRKHLEKHGIKVMQDLPVGENMQDHVGMGGLTFLVDKPVAIVQDRFNPTAVTFQYVLRERGPMTTLGGVEGLAFVHTPYSNRSIDWPDIQFHMAPASINSDNGARVKKVMGLKESVYQEVYHPIANKDSWTIMPLLLRPRSRGTVRLRSANPFHYPVINANYFDDPLDVKTLVEGAKIALRVAEAEVFKQFGSRVWRKPLPNCKQHKFLSDAYLECQVRTISMTIYHPCGTAKMGPSWDPEAVVDPRLRVYGVRGLRVIDASIMPTITSGNTNAPVIMIAEKGADLIKEDWLRNPEYKVKRRDVYSDAETAASSHSISITNSSNSSSSRDFDGSSNITLTATAATTTTTTTAATETETVTKS; from the coding sequence ATGGTGCTCAATCTGCTGTTTATAACGACGGTGATCAAATCAACGTTCGGCGTTGTAACCACCGGACTATGGCTAATCCCATTGATGCTCGCCGCGATCACCTACTATCGCTACGATGCCGTCGATCCGGAATCTAGACCCTTGGACCAGCTAAATCTATTTCCCGAATACGATTTCATTGTGGTGGGCAGCGGATCGGCGGGTGCGGTGGTCGCTAATCGATTGAGCGAGGTGCGCAAATGGAAGGTGCTGCTCATCGAGGCGGGACCGGATGAGAATGAGATCTCGGATGTGCCATCGCTGGCGGCGTACTTGCAGCTCAGCAAACTGGATTGGGCCTACAAGACGGAACCATCGAACAAGGCGTGCCTCGGCATGCAGAACAATCGATGCAATTGGCCACGAGGTCGTGTCCTAGGCGGCTCTTCGGTACTCAATTACATGTTGTATGTACGCGGAAATCGGCATGACTACCAGACGTGGGCATCCCTCGGCAATACCGGCTGGGATTACGATCAGGTGCTGCACTATTTCAAGAAGTCCGAAGACAATCGCAACCCGTATTTGGCCAAGAGTGCATACCATGGACGTGGCGGTCTCCTCACCGTTCAGGAATCACCCTGGCACACGCCACTTGTGGCCGCCTTCGTTGAGGCGGGCACTCAGCTGGGCTACGACAATCGGGACATCAATGGAGCACAGCAGGCGGGCTTTATGATTGCCCAAGGGACCATAAGACGCGGCTCCCGTTGCTCCACGGCCAAGGCGTTCCTGCGACCCATTCGGCAACGTCCCAACTTCCATCTGTCGATGAACTCGCATGTGACGCGCGTCATCATCGAGCCAGGCACGATGCGCGCTCAGGCCGTTGAGTTCGTGAAGCATGGCAAGGTCTATCGCATTTCGGCACGACGGGAGGTGATCTTATCGGCGGGCGCGATCAATACACCGCAGCTGATGATGCTGTCGGGTCTGGGACCGCGAAAGCATCTTGAGAAGCATGGCATCAAGGTGATGCAGGACTTGCCCGTCGGCGAGAATATGCAGGATCACGTGGGCATGGGAGGTCTCACGTTCCTGGTGGACAAACCCGTGGCCATTGTGCAGGATCGCTTCAATCCCACCGCGGTCACCTTTCAGTATGTGCTACGCGAGCGTGGACCGATGACTACGCTGGGTGGCGTCGAGGGACTGGCATTTGTGCACACACCTTACTCGAATCGCAGCATCGACTGGCCGGACATACAATTTCACATGGCGCCCGCATCGATCAATTCCGATAACGGAGCCCGTGTCAAGAAGGTGATGGGTCTGAAGGAGTCGGTGTACCAGGAAGTGTATCATCCGATCGCCAACAAAGACAGCTGGACCATaatgccgctgctgttgcgtcCACGCTCGAGGGGCACGGTTCGTTTGCGTTCTGCGAATCCCTTCCATTATCCGGTGATCAATGCCAACTACTTTGACGATCCCCTGGATGTAAAGACATTGGTCGAGGGCGCCAAGATTGCGCTGCGCGTCGCCGAGGCGGAAGTGTTTAAACAGTTTGGGTCGCGAGTGTGGCGCAAACCGTTGCCGAACTGCAAGCAGCACAAATTTCTATCCGATGCATATCTGGAGTGTCAGGTGCGCACCATTTCGATGACCATCTATCATCCGTGTGGCACAGCCAAAATGGGACCCTCCTGGGATCCGGAAGCGGTCGTCGATCCCCGTCTGAGGGTATACGGAGTGCGTGGGCTGAGGGTGATCGATGCCAGCATCATGCCAACAATCACCAGTGGCAATACGAATGCGCCTGTCATCATGATTGCCGAGAAGGGTGCCGATCTCATCAAGGAGGATTGGCTTCGGAATCCCGAGTACAAGGTGAAGCGGCGTGATGTCTACAGCGATGCCGagacagcagccagcagccataGCATAAGCAttaccaacagcagcaacagcagcagcagcagagacttcgatggcagcagcaacataacgctgacagcaacagcagcaacaacaacaacgacaacaacagcagccacagaaacagaaacagtcACAAAGAGTTAG